The Microcoleus sp. FACHB-672 genome has a window encoding:
- a CDS encoding cytochrome P450 produces MTLPAGPKTHPYLQLIQWIANPLAYMDNCAKQYGDIFTTPLARQGNPIIYVSNPQAIQEILTGDTKQFEAPGEANQVLQPLVGDQSMILLGGQRHRRHRQLLMPPFHGDRMRNYGQLIVDITNQAVNHWTQGETFSARSVMQKITLRVILQAVFGLHESPRYEQLQELTGEMLEGLSSPFSSTFLFIRSWQRDLGAWSPWGRFLRQKQQIDALLYAEIEERRQQGDTSRTDILSLMMSARDEEGQPMTDEELRDELLTLLFAGHETTATGLAWALYWTHSLPAVRERLVQELDALGENPDPMEIFRLPYLTAVCQETLRIRPVAMLTFPRVVKSPVRLMGYELEEGTAVIGCIYLTHQREDLYPEPNQFKPERFLDRQFSPYEYLPFGGGSRRCIGLALAQLEMKLVLATILSNWQLSLADKQPVQPVRRGVTLAPAGGVRMTVIGERQKVKIPVPVA; encoded by the coding sequence ATGACACTGCCGGCTGGCCCAAAAACTCATCCCTATTTACAGCTCATTCAGTGGATTGCCAATCCACTCGCATATATGGATAACTGTGCGAAGCAGTATGGGGACATCTTCACTACGCCTTTGGCCCGTCAGGGAAACCCCATCATATATGTGAGTAACCCCCAAGCAATCCAGGAGATATTAACCGGCGACACCAAGCAGTTTGAAGCGCCGGGAGAAGCCAACCAAGTTTTACAGCCACTGGTGGGGGATCAATCGATGATCCTGTTGGGCGGACAACGACACCGCCGGCATCGCCAGTTGTTAATGCCTCCCTTTCACGGGGACAGAATGCGGAACTACGGCCAATTAATTGTTGATATTACCAATCAAGCTGTTAACCACTGGACACAGGGGGAGACTTTTTCTGCGCGGAGTGTGATGCAAAAGATTACGCTGCGAGTAATTTTGCAAGCGGTGTTTGGATTGCACGAAAGTCCTCGCTATGAGCAGTTGCAAGAACTCACCGGAGAAATGCTAGAAGGGTTGAGTTCGCCGTTCAGTTCTACCTTTCTGTTTATTCGCTCATGGCAACGAGACTTAGGCGCGTGGAGTCCGTGGGGACGCTTTTTGCGCCAAAAGCAGCAAATTGATGCGCTTTTATACGCTGAGATCGAAGAACGTCGGCAGCAAGGCGATACCTCGCGCACCGATATTCTCAGTTTGATGATGTCGGCGCGGGATGAAGAGGGACAGCCGATGACGGATGAGGAGTTGCGCGATGAGTTGCTGACGCTGCTGTTTGCCGGCCATGAAACAACCGCAACGGGTTTGGCTTGGGCGCTTTACTGGACTCATTCCCTGCCGGCAGTCCGCGAACGGCTGGTGCAAGAACTTGATGCTTTGGGAGAAAATCCCGATCCAATGGAAATTTTCCGCCTGCCTTACCTGACTGCTGTTTGCCAAGAAACGCTGCGGATTCGCCCCGTTGCGATGCTGACTTTCCCGAGGGTGGTGAAATCGCCAGTGCGGCTAATGGGTTATGAGTTAGAGGAGGGGACGGCGGTGATCGGCTGTATTTATCTGACTCACCAGCGTGAGGATCTTTATCCGGAACCCAATCAGTTTAAGCCGGAACGGTTTTTAGACCGGCAATTCTCGCCCTATGAATATTTACCGTTTGGCGGTGGCAGCCGGCGCTGTATCGGTTTAGCGCTAGCGCAGTTGGAGATGAAACTGGTATTGGCAACGATTTTATCTAACTGGCAACTGTCACTGGCCGATAAGCAGCCGGTACAACCTGTGCGCCGAGGCGTGACACTAGCGCCGGCAGGGGGTGTGCGAATGACAGTTATCGGTGAACGGCAAAAAGTCAAAATCCCGGTGCCGGTGGCATAA
- a CDS encoding chloride channel protein, producing the protein MTALTSSDGLLSKQPAIASPSSSLTRLLNRLQPTPETVVMILAVLIGGSTGMGVVTFHYLIDLIHSLMLEGLMGFISPWGAWTLACVPTLGGAIIGLMRWRWPDFGPGISSMIAAVQEPKRSVPLVLKPVTKMVAASVSLGTGASLGPEGPSVEIGANFGMLVSQALQVSQERQRLLLGAGAAAGIAAGFNAPIAGVFFALEVVLGTSFATSAVSVVLLAAVVAALIAQIGLGAQPAFALPDYLVLSPLELPLYMGLGLLASLVSIAYTQAVKLAQRCFQGEVPLFAWFSRIPRWLHPMIGGACVGWVALQWPQILGIGYETIEAMLQDVEFSLQLLLILLVLKLVMSAISLGSGLVGGTFAPTMFLGASLGSAYAKILVLAIPTIQSVMASPPAYAMVGMAAVLAGSARAPLTAILLLFELTRDYRIVLPLMAAVGLSVWLVDCLKPVKTSSSNLQEIGLNIEKDYKQEILQNILVSEAMNKSPLILSGTTTLIEAGLTLTDNNCHSSLVINEAGRLIGILTLRDVDRVLSRVKSDALMSYLAQQEIADICTTEILLAYEDEPVADALDRMAARGLHQLPVVERDNPYEALGLLNEEDISLVSQLAMTRDALRGYCSLPAASEAVGEEEAKVSV; encoded by the coding sequence ATGACCGCCCTCACCTCCTCTGATGGGCTGCTATCTAAACAGCCAGCAATCGCCTCCCCTTCTTCCTCCCTAACTCGCCTCCTCAACCGGCTACAGCCAACCCCAGAAACCGTTGTCATGATCTTGGCGGTACTGATTGGCGGCAGCACCGGCATGGGCGTCGTCACCTTTCATTACCTCATCGATCTGATCCATAGCTTGATGCTAGAGGGTTTGATGGGGTTCATTTCCCCTTGGGGCGCATGGACACTGGCTTGTGTTCCTACCCTCGGCGGCGCGATCATCGGACTCATGCGCTGGCGCTGGCCGGATTTTGGCCCTGGAATTTCCTCAATGATTGCGGCGGTGCAGGAACCCAAACGTTCTGTTCCCCTTGTTCTCAAACCTGTGACAAAGATGGTTGCCGCCTCGGTTTCTTTGGGAACGGGCGCTTCCCTTGGCCCAGAAGGGCCAAGTGTAGAAATCGGGGCAAATTTTGGGATGCTGGTGAGTCAAGCGTTGCAAGTTTCCCAAGAGCGGCAACGGTTACTGCTGGGCGCGGGTGCGGCTGCCGGCATTGCGGCGGGATTTAATGCCCCGATTGCCGGTGTGTTTTTTGCTCTGGAAGTGGTGCTGGGCACAAGTTTTGCCACTTCAGCCGTCAGTGTGGTGCTGTTGGCGGCAGTGGTTGCGGCTTTAATCGCTCAAATTGGATTGGGTGCTCAGCCGGCTTTTGCACTCCCTGATTATTTGGTGCTATCGCCTCTGGAATTACCGCTCTACATGGGTTTAGGGCTATTAGCCAGTTTAGTTTCGATTGCCTACACCCAAGCGGTTAAACTAGCGCAGCGTTGCTTTCAGGGTGAAGTGCCTCTTTTTGCCTGGTTCAGTCGCATTCCTCGGTGGCTTCATCCGATGATCGGGGGTGCTTGTGTTGGTTGGGTGGCGTTGCAATGGCCGCAAATTTTAGGCATTGGCTATGAAACGATTGAAGCAATGTTGCAAGATGTGGAGTTTTCTTTGCAACTGTTGCTGATCCTGCTCGTTCTCAAGTTGGTGATGAGTGCGATTAGTTTGGGGAGTGGCTTAGTTGGCGGGACATTTGCACCGACTATGTTTCTGGGCGCGTCCTTGGGTTCGGCTTATGCGAAGATTTTAGTGTTAGCTATCCCAACGATACAATCGGTGATGGCGAGTCCGCCGGCTTATGCAATGGTCGGAATGGCTGCGGTACTGGCCGGCAGTGCTCGTGCGCCGCTCACAGCGATATTATTATTGTTTGAATTAACACGAGATTACAGAATTGTGTTGCCGTTAATGGCGGCGGTGGGGTTGAGTGTTTGGTTGGTGGATTGTTTGAAGCCGGTTAAAACTTCTAGTTCTAACTTGCAAGAAATTGGGTTGAATATTGAAAAAGATTATAAGCAAGAAATCTTGCAAAATATTCTAGTTTCAGAAGCCATGAATAAATCGCCGCTGATTTTATCTGGAACAACGACATTAATCGAGGCAGGTTTAACCTTAACAGATAATAATTGTCATAGTAGCTTAGTAATTAATGAAGCGGGCCGATTAATTGGGATTCTCACGTTGCGAGATGTAGATCGAGTCTTGTCCCGTGTGAAATCCGATGCTTTGATGAGTTATTTAGCACAGCAGGAAATAGCGGATATCTGCACAACTGAAATTCTTTTAGCTTATGAAGATGAGCCGGTTGCTGATGCCTTAGATCGGATGGCTGCCAGAGGTTTGCATCAGTTGCCGGTGGTTGAACGAGACAATCCTTATGAGGCGTTGGGATTATTAAATGAAGAGGATATTTCCCTAGTTAGCCAGTTGGCAATGACGCGGGATGCTTTGCGGGGTTATTGTTCGCTGCCGGCAGCTTCAGAAGCGGTGGGAGAGGAGGAAGCAAAGGTGTCGGTGTGA
- a CDS encoding DUF29 family protein, protein MEELLELKELLLKGDIPGSLAIVEELEDMSKSDIINNIINYAVILLVHLIKQQVENRTTRSWEVSIRNLVREIKRKNNRRKAGGYYLTQEELMETLEEAYLNAIDEASLEVEEGRYEAAELEQRVNKEEILNRALGLIVPAAS, encoded by the coding sequence ATGGAAGAATTACTTGAACTCAAAGAATTACTTCTAAAAGGCGATATCCCGGGTTCCTTAGCGATTGTTGAAGAATTAGAAGATATGAGCAAATCTGATATCATTAATAACATTATCAATTATGCCGTGATTCTATTGGTGCATCTCATTAAACAACAAGTAGAAAATCGCACAACTCGCTCTTGGGAAGTTTCTATCCGAAATTTAGTTAGAGAAATTAAACGAAAAAACAACCGCCGCAAAGCTGGAGGCTATTACTTAACTCAAGAAGAATTAATGGAGACTTTAGAAGAAGCTTATCTAAATGCTATTGATGAAGCTTCCCTAGAAGTGGAAGAAGGGCGATATGAAGCAGCAGAATTAGAACAACGGGTTAATAAAGAAGAGATTTTAAATCGCGCTTTGGGTTTAATTGTACCGGCAGCTTCATAA
- a CDS encoding BMC domain-containing protein has translation MPGAVGMVEVKGLPPALAVADAMVKAARVTLVGYEKVSSARYTIIVRGDVAEVQAAVAAGVDSVKRVTTEEDLLLSYHVIARPHENIDCVLPIHYTAATEQFRV, from the coding sequence ATGCCAGGTGCAGTCGGTATGGTTGAAGTGAAAGGTCTTCCTCCTGCGCTTGCAGTGGCAGACGCAATGGTTAAAGCCGCCCGTGTTACGCTGGTTGGCTATGAAAAAGTGAGCAGTGCTCGCTACACGATCATTGTTCGGGGAGATGTCGCTGAGGTGCAAGCTGCGGTGGCGGCTGGGGTGGATTCAGTTAAGCGAGTGACGACCGAGGAGGATTTGTTACTCTCCTACCATGTCATTGCTCGTCCCCATGAAAATATTGATTGTGTTTTACCTATCCACTACACAGCAGCTACTGAACAGTTTCGAGTGTGA
- the glcD gene encoding glycolate oxidase subunit GlcD produces the protein MIALDKPRNWKPIIKEFESAVGKTGVVQRKEELLTYECDGLSSYRQRPAVVVLPKTTEEVAKVVKICDRNSVPWVARGAGTGLSGGALPVENCVVIVTALMRKILKIDLENQRVVVQPGVINNWVTQAVSGAGFYYAPDPSSQIICSIGGNVAENSGGVHCLKYGVTTNHVMGLKLVLPDGSIVEVGGELPEMPGYDLTGLFVGSEGTLGIATEITLRILKAPESICVLLADFTTIEEAGDSVSDIISAGIIPGGMEIMDNLSINAVEDVVATGCYPRDAGAILLVEIDGLEVEVARNKQRVADICTKNGARSITTASDPETRLKIWKGRKAAFAAAGHLSPDYYVQDGVIPRTQMSFVLKEIEELSKKYGYQVANVFHAGDGNLHPLILYDNSVAGALEVVEELGGEILKLCVKVGGSISGEHGIGADKKCFMPDMFTATDLETMQWVRQVFNPKGLANPGKMFPTPRTCGEGAKVQNTQKFNGAELF, from the coding sequence ATGATCGCTTTAGATAAACCCCGTAACTGGAAACCAATTATTAAAGAATTTGAAAGCGCAGTCGGCAAAACCGGCGTTGTGCAGCGCAAAGAAGAATTGCTTACCTACGAATGCGACGGACTTAGCAGCTATCGGCAGAGACCGGCTGTTGTTGTGCTGCCAAAAACGACGGAAGAAGTCGCAAAAGTTGTCAAAATTTGTGATCGCAACAGCGTGCCTTGGGTTGCTAGAGGTGCCGGCACCGGCTTATCGGGGGGTGCCTTGCCGGTGGAAAATTGCGTGGTAATCGTCACCGCTTTGATGCGAAAAATCCTGAAAATTGACCTGGAAAATCAGCGAGTGGTTGTGCAACCTGGCGTGATTAATAATTGGGTAACTCAAGCAGTTAGCGGTGCCGGTTTCTATTACGCACCCGATCCTTCCAGTCAGATTATCTGCTCAATTGGCGGCAACGTTGCTGAAAATTCCGGTGGCGTCCATTGCCTGAAATATGGCGTTACAACCAATCATGTGATGGGCTTAAAATTGGTGCTGCCCGATGGTTCTATTGTAGAAGTTGGCGGCGAACTTCCCGAAATGCCTGGATACGATCTCACCGGCTTATTTGTTGGTTCTGAAGGCACTCTGGGAATTGCCACAGAAATCACGCTGCGAATTCTTAAAGCACCGGAATCAATTTGCGTTTTGCTGGCAGATTTTACCACCATTGAAGAAGCCGGTGATTCCGTTTCCGATATTATCAGCGCCGGCATTATTCCAGGCGGCATGGAAATCATGGACAACCTCAGCATTAATGCCGTTGAAGATGTAGTTGCCACCGGCTGCTACCCCCGCGATGCCGGAGCAATTCTACTCGTAGAAATCGACGGCTTAGAAGTTGAAGTTGCCAGAAACAAACAGCGCGTTGCAGATATTTGCACGAAAAATGGCGCACGCAGCATCACAACAGCCAGCGATCCAGAAACGCGCCTCAAAATTTGGAAAGGACGAAAAGCAGCCTTCGCAGCAGCCGGTCATTTAAGCCCAGATTATTACGTGCAAGACGGCGTAATCCCCCGCACACAAATGTCATTTGTTCTCAAAGAAATTGAAGAACTGAGCAAGAAATATGGCTATCAAGTAGCAAATGTCTTTCATGCCGGTGATGGCAATCTTCACCCGTTGATTCTTTACGATAACTCAGTAGCCGGTGCCCTAGAAGTTGTAGAAGAATTGGGCGGAGAAATCCTGAAACTTTGCGTGAAAGTTGGCGGGAGCATTTCTGGAGAACACGGTATAGGGGCTGATAAAAAATGCTTTATGCCAGATATGTTCACCGCAACCGATTTAGAAACTATGCAGTGGGTGCGGCAAGTCTTTAATCCTAAAGGGTTAGCAAATCCCGGAAAAATGTTTCCCACACCGCGCACCTGTGGAGAAGGTGCAAAGGTTCAGAACACTCAGAAATTTAATGGAGCAGAACTGTTTTAA
- a CDS encoding cupin domain-containing protein — protein MTERQPIPHLLKAGDIQAMPETVKVHPLNSQAVRHTKSLSEVVGMAHLGVHLVRVEPGKETTQVHFHHQEEEFIYIISGKGIAEIGEKQIEVEAGDFMGFTAPSLPHGMKNPFQEDLVYLMGGERQNFDACDYPKLKKRLYRVNGERRLVEWEDLKPF, from the coding sequence ATGACAGAGCGACAGCCAATCCCGCATCTTCTGAAAGCCGGTGATATTCAAGCCATGCCAGAAACCGTAAAAGTTCACCCGCTCAATTCTCAAGCTGTACGACACACTAAATCTCTCAGTGAAGTGGTAGGGATGGCTCATTTGGGAGTTCATTTAGTGCGTGTGGAACCGGGGAAAGAAACCACCCAAGTTCATTTTCATCACCAAGAAGAAGAATTCATTTACATCATTTCCGGTAAAGGAATTGCGGAAATTGGTGAGAAGCAAATTGAAGTAGAAGCCGGCGATTTTATGGGGTTCACTGCGCCTTCTCTCCCTCATGGCATGAAAAATCCTTTTCAGGAAGATTTGGTTTATTTAATGGGAGGGGAACGGCAAAACTTTGATGCCTGCGATTACCCGAAACTGAAAAAACGTCTTTATCGAGTTAACGGAGAGCGCCGGTTAGTAGAATGGGAAGACTTAAAACCCTTTTAA
- a CDS encoding PAS domain S-box protein, with product MSTAIRILILEDSPADAELIMRELRRAGFAPSWQRVETEPDYLRQLHESFDIILADYILPQFNALRALQLLRASNLDIPFIVLTGSQNEEVAVECMKQGAADYLLKDRLARLGPAVLAALEAKQLRDDKRKAEAERSETAARFRRLAENAPDIIYRYRLFPTPGFEYVSPAAETITGYTPEEHYADPELGVKVVHPDDREILIQWTLQQRTNEVLVLRWIHKDGSIIWTETRSILVCDEAGKPIAFEGIARDITQAKQAQEALHTSEARYRAIVEDQTELICRFLADGTLTFANNTYCRYFGFEPQDLIGCTFTPLTAGEEQQNILKTLNSLTAANPVNVLEHRVVVNGELRDLQWTNRALFDELGNFVEFQAVGRDITDRKRADERLQSAHEELETRVAQRTGELQQLNERLQQEIEVRYQAQEALRQRFSQLQTLYQLADAVRRAAAIEEIYEAALNGIGHSLQTACAGILLLEPEQGLRFKVWRGLSHDSCKACEEYFCLGSKQKTKKPILITDIASLQAPNFLPTQAVLLQAGIRALALIPLVFQGRLLGKFLLGYSQPHFFNDEEVQLAQTIANHIAFATERKRAEAALCDSEERFRRVFDEAPIGMALAGTDARFVKVNRALCEMLGYTSTEMTALTIENITHPEDRGKEALYVERVVQRKIDSFQIEKRYITKQQNVLWVHLTSTVLRDPNGEILYALGMVEDITERKQAEEALRASEERFRQLAENIREVFWITTADKSQMLYVSPAYEELWGLKPESLYEKPHSWLEALPLEDRERIKAIKAQRKLEEPLTVEYRIVQPDGSIRWICSRSFPIRNESGEVYRIAGVGEDITERKHFIAELSKALETEKELNELKSRFVYMVSHEFRNPLASIVMSVELLQRYGERASEEKRTQYFQRIQAAVKQMIDLLENVLVIGRTEMGRLSFDPVPVDLEAFCRELVEDCQLRAGNFHTITFITHPLDAGINSLFLSPNFLMPGSPVSALLPCLDEKLLRQILSNLLSNAIKYSPQGGTVHLVLFYEGSEIIFKIKDEGIGIPAADQPYLFDSFHRATNVGKIPGTGLGLAIVKKAVDLHGGTITVYSEVGMGTTFTVRLPIQQVSG from the coding sequence ATGTCAACTGCCATCCGCATTTTGATTCTTGAAGACTCGCCCGCCGATGCTGAACTGATCATGCGTGAACTGCGCCGAGCAGGCTTCGCGCCCAGTTGGCAGCGTGTAGAGACAGAACCGGACTACCTGCGCCAGCTACATGAGAGCTTCGATATCATTCTTGCAGATTATATTCTGCCGCAGTTTAATGCCCTGCGTGCGTTGCAGTTGTTGCGAGCCAGCAACCTGGATATTCCGTTCATCGTCCTCACCGGCAGCCAAAATGAAGAAGTCGCCGTTGAGTGCATGAAACAAGGTGCTGCTGACTACCTGCTCAAAGATCGCTTAGCAAGACTGGGTCCTGCCGTCCTCGCCGCCCTGGAAGCCAAACAATTGCGCGACGACAAGCGCAAAGCAGAAGCCGAACGATCTGAAACTGCCGCTCGTTTCCGCCGGCTTGCTGAAAATGCCCCAGATATAATCTACCGCTACCGCCTCTTTCCCACTCCCGGTTTTGAATACGTCAGTCCCGCAGCAGAAACCATCACCGGCTACACCCCAGAAGAACACTACGCCGATCCTGAATTAGGAGTGAAGGTTGTACATCCCGATGATCGAGAGATTTTAATTCAATGGACGCTTCAGCAGCGTACCAATGAAGTTTTAGTGTTGCGCTGGATACATAAAGACGGAAGCATTATTTGGACAGAAACCCGCAGCATTTTAGTTTGCGACGAAGCCGGCAAGCCGATCGCCTTTGAAGGAATCGCCCGCGACATCACCCAGGCAAAGCAGGCACAAGAAGCGCTGCACACAAGCGAGGCTCGCTATCGCGCCATTGTAGAAGATCAAACTGAACTGATCTGCCGGTTTTTGGCAGATGGCACCCTGACATTTGCAAACAACACCTACTGTCGTTATTTTGGGTTTGAGCCTCAAGATTTGATCGGGTGCACTTTTACCCCACTCACTGCCGGCGAAGAACAACAAAATATCCTGAAAACCCTCAATTCCTTAACCGCAGCAAATCCTGTAAACGTTTTGGAGCATCGGGTTGTTGTTAACGGAGAGCTTCGCGATCTGCAATGGACAAACCGAGCGCTGTTTGACGAGTTGGGCAATTTTGTCGAGTTTCAAGCAGTGGGGCGAGATATTACGGATCGCAAACGGGCAGACGAGAGGTTGCAAAGCGCCCATGAGGAACTGGAAACTCGCGTCGCGCAACGCACCGGCGAACTCCAGCAGCTAAATGAGAGACTCCAACAGGAGATAGAAGTTCGCTACCAGGCGCAAGAGGCGCTGCGGCAACGCTTCAGCCAACTTCAGACCCTTTATCAACTAGCCGATGCTGTGAGGCGAGCAGCAGCGATTGAGGAGATTTATGAAGCGGCTTTAAATGGGATAGGGCACTCTTTGCAAACTGCGTGCGCCGGCATCTTGCTATTAGAGCCAGAGCAAGGTTTGCGTTTCAAAGTCTGGCGCGGGCTTTCCCATGATTCTTGTAAGGCTTGTGAAGAGTATTTTTGCCTAGGCTCTAAGCAAAAAACCAAGAAACCGATTTTAATCACAGATATTGCATCTTTGCAAGCCCCTAATTTTTTGCCGACGCAAGCTGTTTTGCTGCAAGCCGGTATTCGCGCTTTGGCTTTAATTCCCCTGGTTTTTCAAGGCCGGCTATTGGGGAAATTTTTGCTAGGTTACAGCCAGCCTCATTTTTTCAATGACGAAGAAGTACAGTTAGCTCAAACCATTGCCAACCACATTGCTTTTGCCACCGAGCGCAAGCGAGCAGAAGCCGCACTTTGTGACAGCGAGGAGCGATTTCGCAGGGTTTTTGATGAGGCACCCATTGGCATGGCACTTGCCGGCACGGACGCACGATTTGTTAAAGTGAATCGCGCTTTATGTGAGATGTTGGGTTACACCTCTACAGAAATGACAGCCCTCACGATTGAGAATATTACTCATCCCGAAGATCGGGGCAAGGAAGCGCTCTATGTGGAGCGAGTTGTTCAAAGGAAAATTGACAGTTTTCAAATCGAGAAACGCTACATTACAAAACAGCAAAACGTTCTGTGGGTACATCTCACTTCAACCGTTTTGCGTGATCCAAACGGGGAAATTCTTTATGCTTTGGGAATGGTAGAAGACATCACTGAGCGTAAACAAGCGGAAGAAGCTTTGCGTGCCAGTGAAGAGCGTTTCCGCCAGCTTGCAGAAAATATTCGGGAAGTTTTTTGGATAACCACAGCAGATAAGAGCCAGATGCTTTATGTCAGTCCTGCTTATGAAGAACTGTGGGGACTGAAACCTGAAAGTCTATATGAAAAGCCGCATTCATGGTTAGAGGCTTTGCCTCTAGAAGATCGGGAACGGATCAAAGCAATTAAGGCGCAAAGGAAGTTAGAAGAGCCGTTAACGGTTGAGTATCGGATCGTGCAGCCAGATGGTTCAATCCGCTGGATTTGCTCGCGTTCTTTTCCCATTCGCAATGAGTCAGGTGAAGTTTACCGTATTGCCGGTGTTGGAGAAGATATTACCGAGCGCAAACATTTTATTGCTGAACTGAGCAAGGCGTTGGAAACAGAAAAAGAACTCAACGAACTCAAATCTCGTTTTGTTTATATGGTGTCCCACGAATTCCGCAACCCCCTGGCTTCAATTGTCATGTCGGTTGAATTACTCCAACGTTATGGAGAGCGGGCATCTGAAGAGAAAAGAACTCAGTATTTTCAGCGTATTCAAGCCGCTGTTAAACAGATGATTGATTTGTTAGAAAATGTACTGGTGATCGGTCGAACAGAGATGGGAAGACTCTCATTTGATCCGGTGCCGGTGGATTTAGAAGCTTTTTGTCGGGAGTTGGTGGAAGACTGCCAGCTTAGAGCCGGCAATTTCCATACAATTACGTTTATCACTCACCCTTTAGATGCTGGCATAAATTCGCTTTTTCTATCCCCCAATTTCTTAATGCCGGGGTCTCCAGTTTCTGCTTTGCTTCCTTGCCTGGATGAAAAACTTTTACGGCAAATTCTAAGTAATTTGCTTTCAAATGCAATTAAATATTCTCCCCAAGGTGGCACGGTGCATTTGGTACTTTTTTATGAAGGAAGCGAGATTATTTTTAAGATCAAGGATGAAGGAATTGGCATTCCCGCAGCAGATCAACCCTACTTATTTGATTCATTTCATCGTGCGACCAATGTTGGCAAGATTCCGGGGACTGGGTTAGGGTTAGCAATTGTTAAAAAGGCGGTTGATTTACATGGAGGCACCATTACCGTTTACAGTGAAGTGGGTATGGGCACAACGTTTACTGTGAGGTTGCCTATTCAGCAAGTTTCTGGCTAG
- a CDS encoding FAD-binding oxidoreductase yields MVNQSAIAQQLEKILGSSGICSWANLEASRKEQIAQCLTPAAEIDCIVYPQTEAELAEVMACAHRQRWGVLPLGSGSKLNWGGLAAGVNLAVSTERLNKLVDHAAGDLTITAEAGMKFAELQQILASVGQFLALDPSYPEMATLGGIVATGDTGSLRQRYNGVRDQLIGFSFVRSDGQLAKAGGRVVKNVAGYDLMKLFTGSFGTLGVISQVTFRVYPLSLSSQTVLLTGEADAIATATQTLLASALTPTAADLLSAQLVNQLEVGAGMGLLVRFQSIAESVKQQSERVLEVGKTLGLQSTTFVEADEAALWQKLPEQMRSTPKNSEIICKIGVRPSEAVAVLTQLNLLFPNSSLSLIHAGSGLGLIRVAGENAITPLSKMRSICESSGGFLSVLVAPISLKQQLDVWGYTGNALDLMRRIKQQFDPENILSPERFVGKI; encoded by the coding sequence TTGGTAAATCAGAGCGCCATCGCGCAACAACTGGAAAAAATTTTAGGATCATCGGGCATCTGTTCGTGGGCAAACCTAGAGGCATCTCGCAAAGAACAGATTGCTCAATGCCTCACACCGGCAGCCGAGATCGATTGCATTGTCTACCCCCAAACTGAGGCAGAACTCGCAGAAGTGATGGCGTGTGCTCACCGGCAGCGATGGGGCGTACTGCCCTTAGGCAGTGGCAGCAAACTCAACTGGGGTGGCTTAGCTGCGGGTGTGAATTTAGCCGTGAGTACGGAACGCTTAAATAAGTTGGTGGATCATGCTGCCGGCGATTTAACTATCACTGCGGAAGCCGGGATGAAGTTTGCCGAGTTACAGCAAATCTTGGCAAGTGTCGGCCAATTTCTTGCCCTTGATCCGAGTTATCCAGAAATGGCGACTTTGGGCGGAATTGTGGCAACCGGCGATACCGGCTCGCTACGACAGCGCTATAATGGCGTTCGCGATCAGCTCATCGGTTTTTCCTTTGTCCGCTCAGATGGCCAACTCGCTAAAGCCGGCGGGCGCGTGGTGAAAAATGTTGCCGGTTATGACTTGATGAAATTATTCACCGGCTCTTTCGGCACATTAGGGGTTATTAGTCAAGTAACTTTTCGGGTTTATCCACTATCCCTGTCGTCACAAACTGTGTTGTTGACCGGCGAAGCCGATGCCATTGCCACAGCGACTCAAACTTTGCTGGCTTCTGCCTTAACTCCCACCGCCGCTGATTTGCTTTCAGCGCAGTTGGTGAACCAATTAGAAGTCGGTGCCGGTATGGGATTGCTGGTTCGCTTCCAAAGCATAGCAGAAAGTGTTAAACAGCAGTCAGAGCGAGTTTTGGAAGTGGGCAAAACCTTGGGGTTACAAAGTACAACATTTGTGGAGGCGGATGAGGCTGCTTTATGGCAGAAATTACCCGAACAAATGCGCTCAACCCCCAAAAATTCTGAAATTATCTGCAAAATAGGAGTAAGACCTTCTGAAGCTGTGGCGGTTTTGACTCAGTTGAATCTGTTGTTTCCAAATAGTAGTTTAAGTTTAATTCATGCCGGCAGCGGTTTAGGCTTAATTCGGGTTGCCGGTGAAAATGCGATAACTCCGCTTTCTAAAATGCGTTCAATCTGCGAATCTTCGGGGGGATTTTTGAGTGTTTTAGTCGCTCCAATTTCTCTTAAGCAACAGTTGGATGTCTGGGGATACACGGGTAATGCTTTGGATTTAATGCGGCGAATTAAACAGCAGTTCGATCCGGAAAATATTTTAAGCCCTGAGCGTTTTGTTGGAAAAATTTGA